DNA from Plasmodium yoelii strain 17X genome assembly, chromosome: 13:
ataaaatgagaGAAATGTCTATTGTGTAAATAGAAGAAAGAgcagaaaataaaaataaaacttttCCATAcacaaaacaaaaaatattacaatgCTACATTAAGAATTGACAAGTGATACaattaatatacatattttccatttgaTAGAgagcaaaataaaaaattttaaatagcTATTTGTAGATCTTACTATATTTCTCGTAAAGTGCAAATTTTAGAtgctatatataaatatatttatatgtattttcatagccatatatataatgaataagtGCTACTTACATAAGAAGAATTGATAACCTtgtaaatgataaaaaaagaatatcgattttaatattcataggagaaatggaaaaaaatattatttatgtataatttttttaagtgtgcttaaaaaatatatataattttgtattgatatattttaaaagaaaaataaataatattatagctttataagaaaataacaaaaataatagtgagattcaaaaaatgtgttttattttacaCGAAGctctttattttatcattatttaaaccttctttaaaaaattacctaataaaatatttatacatgCAATCCTTAAGGTTCtcttaaaaaatgtaaatatgttttatgtaTAGCAATTTTAATACAAAGTGCAAAaagcaaaaataaaatttacacatgctataattatattttaaaacaaagGCATCGAcgaaaaaaagaagaaatttttaaataaagtaaaaaaaagcCAGATgtgtaaaatataatatctaTTTTTTGGAGTATCTTCAAAAGACAAAGAGCgctctaaaaaataaaatatttataatattatatcttttctagaatatttttctattttatttatcaagATAtccattaaaaaatatatataacatttcaTATGGCtatttatacataatacTTTTAAAcgctattatataaataaaatatatttgaattgatatacatttataaaatcgagtaatatattaaaatgatTGATGTTAAACCCTCCAAAATTGATGAGCAAATTCCATGggtatgaaataaaaaaaaatgataaatacaTTCGTGAAAAACTAGTATTATatgattttatatattcatattggtcttattgtaaaatattatgtacatttacataaaaataatcgtgttatgtatatatacatttcaTATGAATGTATGTGGTAGTAGTGTGGAGCATATTTGCTTAGCtaacttaattttttaatattatgatGTGCAACtacgaaaaaataataacataatGGAAAGCACAAGGCCCCATAGTTATATTTACACCATAAAATATGagaaaatattgtataagAAAATGTAGAAAGTgctttatatttataggggaaatatttaattttttattttacaacatattgtgtataatattttaataattgttATATAGATTTAGAAtgaaatttaaatataattatttttattttatttcgtaTTTATTTGTGTTAGGTGGAAAAATATAGGCCTGGCGTGTTAAATGATATAATATCACATGAACAAGTTATATCAACTATACGGAAGTTTGTTGAAAAAGGTGAACTGCCACACTTGCTTTTACATGGCCCACCCGGTACAGGAAAAACATCTACAATTTTAGCAGTATGTAAAGAACTATATGGAGAATCTAGAAGCTCTTTTGTATTAGAATTAAATGCATCAGATGACAGAGGTATAACTGTGGTTCGAGAGCAAATAAAAACATTTGCTGAATCAAAAaatcattataatatttgtgAAAGGACCTCTTTAAAACTGATTATATTAGATGAAGCTGACCATATGACATTTCCTGCGCAAAATGCTATGAGAAGAATTATGGAAAATTATGCTAAAAATGTCCGTTTTTGCTTAATATGTAATTATGTTAATAAGATTACACCAGCTATACAATCAAGATGTACATCATTTCGATTTTCTCCATTAAAAGAAGAATATATGCTAAATAAAGCTTTAGATATAGCAAAATCAGAAAATGTAAATCTTACAAAAAATGGTGTAGAAAGTCTTATACGTGTTGGGCGTGGAGATATGAGAAGaattttaaattgtttaCAAGTAGTATCACTAAGTCATAAAAATATGGTTATTGATGAAAATGTAATATTATCTACATTAGATATTCCATTACCTAGTGaaataaaattcatattAGAGCATCTTACAAAAAGTACTATAAAAGAATCATATGAAATTATCACAAAATTGCAAGAAGATAAAGGATATTCAATAAAAGATATTATGATATGTTTATATGAAACTGTTTTAACTTATGATTATCCTGATTCGGCCATTTGCCTTCTTCTTAAAAATTTTGGAGAAATAGAAGAAAGATGTGCTTCTGGTGCCACTGAACAAATAACCTTATCTTCTCTAATTAGCGCATTTATTGAATTTCGAAATGAGTTATTTAAATTGAAATATGAACCAAACAAAGCATAAATGgtgtaaaataataaaaaaaatatatatatataactccATACATTTGTATACACTCATT
Protein-coding regions in this window:
- a CDS encoding replication factor C subunit 3, putative, coding for MIDVKPSKIDEQIPWVEKYRPGVLNDIISHEQVISTIRKFVEKGELPHLLLHGPPGTGKTSTILAVCKELYGESRSSFVLELNASDDRGITVVREQIKTFAESKNHYNICERTSLKLIILDEADHMTFPAQNAMRRIMENYAKNVRFCLICNYVNKITPAIQSRCTSFRFSPLKEEYMLNKALDIAKSENVNLTKNGVESLIRVGRGDMRRILNCLQVVSLSHKNMVIDENVILSTLDIPLPSEIKFILEHLTKSTIKESYEIITKLQEDKGYSIKDIMICLYETVLTYDYPDSAICLLLKNFGEIEERCASGATEQITLSSLISAFIEFRNELFKLKYEPNKA